A region of the Deltaproteobacteria bacterium genome:
AAGCGAACCGGTGCCGTTTTATGCCGGCTATGACCCCACCGGCACGTCGCTGCACGTCGGGAGCCTCGTGCCGATCGTGGTGCAATGGCGCCTCCAGCAGGCCGGGCACAAGCCGATCGTGCTCGTCGGTGGCGCTACCGGCATGATTGGCGACCCGTCGGGGCGAAGCGACGAGCGAGCCCTGCTCGACCGCGAAACCATCGCCGCGAACGTCGATGCCATTCGCGCGCAGTTGTCGAAGTTCCTGCGGTTCGACGACTCGCCGTCCGGCGCGATCATGGTGGACAACTACGACTGGTTCGCCCGTATCGGCTTCATCGACTTCCTCCGCGACGTCGGCAAGCACCTGACCGTCAACTACATGATCGCGAAGGACTCGGTGCGATCGCGCCTGGAGGACCGCGATCAGGGCATCAGCTTCACCGAGTTCTCGTACATGCTGCTACAGGCGTACGACTTCGTGGTGCTCGCGCGGCGCTACGGCTGCCGACTGCAGGTCGGAGGCAGCGACCAGTGGGGCAACATCACCGCGGGAATCGAACTTGCGCGCAAGCTCGGCGATGTCCCCAAGCTGTTCGGCCTCACCGCACCCCTGCTGGTCGACGCCGACGGCAACAAGATGGGCAAGACCGCAGCCGGCACTCGCATCTGGCTCGACCCGGCCCGCACGTCGCCCTATGCGTTCTACCAGTACTGGCTCAATCAGGACGACCGCGACGTCGATCGCCTGCTGCGGATGTTCTCGCCCCGACCGCTCACCGAGATCGCCGACCTGGTGACCGAACACGCCCGAGCGCCACACGAGCGGCGGGCTCAACGCGCCCTCGCGGAGGACGTGACCGCATTCGTGCACGGCGCCGATGCGGCACGGCGAGCCGCCGCCGCGAGCGCGGTCATGTTCGGCGGCTCGCTCGACGAACTCACCGACGCCGATCTCGACGCGCTGCGAGCCGACGTGCCGGCGACGACCGTCCCGCGGGTCGAATTGGAGCGCGGCATCCCGCTGGTCGAGCTGCTCGTTCGCACCGGCCTTGCGTCGTCCAAGGGCGCCGCTCGGCGGTTGGTGACCGGCGGCGGCGTGTACCTGAACAACCGCCGCGTCGCCGACCCGGCGCGGACGGTCGGTCTGACCGACCTCGCCACCGAAACGACCCTCATCCTTCGCGCCGGCAAGAAGACCTATCACCTCGTCCAGGCCCGCTGACGCGCCACCCGAGCCGGAACAGGTCCCCACCGG
Encoded here:
- a CDS encoding tyrosine--tRNA ligase; amino-acid sequence: MTVLAELDARGLLQDVSGRDELDALLASEPVPFYAGYDPTGTSLHVGSLVPIVVQWRLQQAGHKPIVLVGGATGMIGDPSGRSDERALLDRETIAANVDAIRAQLSKFLRFDDSPSGAIMVDNYDWFARIGFIDFLRDVGKHLTVNYMIAKDSVRSRLEDRDQGISFTEFSYMLLQAYDFVVLARRYGCRLQVGGSDQWGNITAGIELARKLGDVPKLFGLTAPLLVDADGNKMGKTAAGTRIWLDPARTSPYAFYQYWLNQDDRDVDRLLRMFSPRPLTEIADLVTEHARAPHERRAQRALAEDVTAFVHGADAARRAAAASAVMFGGSLDELTDADLDALRADVPATTVPRVELERGIPLVELLVRTGLASSKGAARRLVTGGGVYLNNRRVADPARTVGLTDLATETTLILRAGKKTYHLVQAR